Genomic segment of Streptomyces alboniger:
TACTTGCCCCACTCCGCGTTAACAGCACATGAACGAGCAGTCGAGGGACGAACGGCCCGAGTGGCCGAAACGGAATCCTCCCGTCCCCCGAAGCGAACGACCCTCGATACGAAGAAGAGAGCCTCATGGACTTCCTTCGCCCCGCCAGCTGGGAGGAGGCGCTCGCCGCCAAGGCCGAGCACCCCACGGCTGTGCCGATTGCGGGTGGCACCGACGTGATGGTCGAGATCAACTTCGACCACCGTCGTCCCGAGTACCTGCTTGACCTCAACCGCATCGTCGAACTGCGCGAGTGGGAGGTGGGCGAGGAGACGGTCCGGCTCGGTGCCTCCGTCCCGTACACCCAGATCATGGAGGAGCTGCGCACGGAGCTTCCCGGCCTGGCGCTCGCCTCGCACACGGTCGCATCGCCGCAGATCCGCAACCGCGGCGGCGTCGGCGGCAACCTCGGCACGGCGTCCCCGGCCGGCGACGCCCACCCGGCGCTGCTCGCCGCCGACTGCGAGGTCGAGGTGGAGTCGGTGCGCGGCTCGCGCCTGATCCCGATCGACGACTTCTACACCGGCGTGAAGCGCAACGCCCTCGCCGAGGACGAGCTGATCAGGGCCGTCCACATCAAGAAGGCGGACGGCCCGCAGCAGTACTCGAAGGTCGGCACGCGCAACGCCATGGTCATCGCCGTGTGCGCGTTCGGCATCGCGCTGCACCCCGAGACCCGCACCGTGCGGACCGGCATCGGCTCCGCCGCCCCGACCCCCATTCGGGCGAAGACCGCCGAGGAATTCCTGAACGCGGCGCTCGAAGAGGGCGGCTTCTGGGACAACAAGAAGATCATCACCCCCTCGATCGCCAAGCAGTTCGCGGAGCTGGCCTCCGGCGCCGCCAACCCGATCGACGACGTGCGCGGCACGGCGAGCTACCGTCGGCACGCCGTCGGGATCATGGCCCGCCGCACGCTCGGCTGGACCTGGGAGTCGTACCGCGGCAAGGGCCGCAGCACTGAGGGAGTCGCATAATGCGCGTGAACTTCACGGTCAACGGCCGTCAGCAGGAAGCGGACGACGTCTGGGAGGGCGAGTCCCTTCTGTACGTGCTCCGCGAGCGTATGGGGCTCCCGGGCTCCAAGAACGCCTGTGAGCAGGGCGAGTGCGGTTCCTGCACCGTCCGTCTCGACGGCGTGCCGGTCTGTGCGTGTCTGGTCGCGGCCGGTCAGGTGGAGGGCCGTGAGGTCACCACCGTAGAGGGCCTCGCGGACTACGCCAGGCACCGCGAGGACGCCCACCCCGGCGGTGGCTGCGCCTCCGGCGCGTGCGGCACCTCGCTCCAGGACGCCCAGCAGTGGAAGGCCCAGGGCACCGACTCCCAGACCGGCGAGGGCACCACGCTCTCCCCGATCCAGCAGGCGTTCATCGACGCCGGCGCCGTCCAGTGCGGCTTCTGCACGCCGGGTCTGCTGATCGCGGCCGACGAGATGCTGGAGCGCAACCCGCAGCCCACCGACGCGGACATCCGCGAGGCGCTGTCCGGCAACCTCTGCCGCTGCACGGGTTACGAGAAGATCCTGGACGCGGTGCGCCTCGCCGCTGCCCGCCAGGACCGTCAGGGACTTCAGGAAGGGGCGGTCTGATCATGGGTTCCACCCGTACGACCGGCGTACCCACCAAGCTCACCCAGGGTTCGCAGACCAAGGGCGGCATCGGCGAGTCGACGCTGCGCCCCGACGGCACCCTGAAGGTCACCGGCGAGTTCGCGTACTCCTCGGACATGTGGCACGAGGACATGCTGTGGGGCCAGACCCTGCGCTCCACCGTCGCGCACGCCGAGATCGTCTCGATCGACACCTCCGCGGCCCTCGCGATGGCGGGCGTCTACGCCGTCATGACGTACGACGACCTGCCCGCCGAGATGAAGAACTACGGCCTGGAGATCCAGGACACGCCGGTCCTCGCCCACGGCAAGGTCCGTCACCACGGTGAGCCGGTCGCCCTCGTGGCCGCCGACCACCCGGAGACCGCCCGCCGCGCCGCCGCGAAGATCGTGATCGAGTACAAGGAACTGCCCCTCATCACCGATGAGGCCTCGGCGACCGCTCCCGACGCGGTGCTCGTGCACGAGGGCCGCACCGACAGCCACATGAAGCACGTCCCGCACCCGAACATCGTGCACCGCCAGCCGATCATCCGCGGCAACGCGGCCGAGGCCGCCAAGAAGGCCGACGTCATCGTCAAGGGCGAGTACACCTTCGGCATGCAGGACCAGGCCTTCCTCGGCCCGGAGTCCGGTCTCGCCGTGCCGGCCGAGGACGGCGGCGTCGACCTCTACGTCGCCACCCAGTGGCTGCACTCCGACCTCGAACAGATCGCCCCCGTCCTCGGCCTGCCCGAGGAGAAGGTGCGCATGACGCTCTCCGGCGTCGGCGGTGCCTTCGGCGGCCGCGAGGACATCTCGATGCAGATCCACGCCTGCCTCCTGGCGCTGCGCACCGGCAAGCCGGTCAAGATCGTCTACAACCGCTTCGAGTCCTTCTTCGGCCACGTGCACCGCCACCCGGCGAAGCTCTACTACGAGCACGGCGCCACCAAGGACGGCAAGCTCACGCACATGAAGTGCAAGATCGTCCTGGACGGCGGCGCCTACGCGTCGGCCTCCCCGGCGGTCGTCGGCAACGCCTCGTCCCTGTCGGTCGGCCCGTACGTGATCGACGACGTCGAGATCGAGGCCATCGCCCTCTACACCAACAATCCGCCCTGTGGCGCGATGCGCGGCTTCGGCGCCGTCCAGGCCTGCTTCGCCTACGAGGCGCAGATGGACAAGCTCGCGGCCAAGCTGGGCATGGACCCGGTCGAGCTGCGCCAGCTGAACGCCATGGAGCAGGGCACCCTCCTGCCGACCGGACAGGTGGTCGACTCGCCCGCCCCGGTCGCCGAGATCCTGCGCCGTGTGAAGTCCCGCCCGCTGCCGCCCGAGCGCCAGTGGGAGTCCAGCGAGGGCGCCGACGTGCGCCAGCTGCCGGGCGGCCTGTCCAACACCACGCACGGCGAAGGCGTCGTACGCGGTGTGGGCTACGCGGTCGGCATAAAGAACGTCGGCTTCTCCGAGGGCTTCGACGACTACTCCACCGCCAAGGTGCGCATGGAGGTCATCAACGGCGAGCCCGTCGCGACCGTGCACACCGCGATGGCAGAGGTCGGCCAGGGCGGTGTCACCGTCCACGCGCAGATCGCGCGGACCGAGCTGGGCGTCAACCAGGTGACCATCCATCCCGCCGACACCCAGGTGGGCAGCGCCGGTTCGTCGTCCGCGTCGCGGCAGACGTACGTCACCGGCGGCGCCGTCAAGAACTCCTGCGAGCTGGTGCGCGAGAAGGTCCTGGAGATCGGCCGCCGCAAGTTCGGTTCCTACCACCCGGCGTGGGCCACCGCCGAGCTGCTGCTCGAAGGCGGCAAGGTCGTCACCGACGGCGGCGAGGTCCTCGCCGACCTGGTCGACGTCCTGGAGGACGAGAGCGTCGAGATCGAGGCCGAGTGGCGGCACCGCCCCACCGAACCCTTCGACCTGAAGACCGGGCAGGGCAACGGCCACGTCCAGTACTCCTTCGCCGCGCACCGCGCGGTCGTCGAGGTCGACACCGAGCTGGGCCTGGTCAAGGTCATCGAGCTTGCCGTCGCCCAGGACGTCGGCAAGGCGCTGAACCCGCTGTCCGTCCTCGGCCAGATACAGGGTGGCACCACCCAGGGCCTGGGCGTGGCGGTCATGGAGGAGATCATCGTCGACCCGAAGACCGCGAAGGTGAAGAACCCCTCCTTCACGGACTACCTGATCCCCACCATCCTCGACACGCCGACCATCCCCGTCGACGTGCTCGAACTCGCCGACGAGCACGCCCCCTACGGGCTCCGTGGCATCGGCGAGGCCCCGACCCTCTCGTCCACCCCGGCGGTCCTCGCGGCCATCCGGAACGCGACGGGTCTGGAGCTGAACAGAACTCCGGTACGGCCCGAGCACCTCACCGGCACGTAACCCCTGGCCGGGTGGAGGCGGAGCAAGAAGCACCCGGGGGCTTCCGTCCCCGGGTCCCCTCCTCAACGCCATGTCGTTCGTCTCGGGCCGTCCCCCGGGTCGTGCAGCCAACGCACCATCCCAAATCCCGCAACTCCGCGGGTGCCCCTGTGAACCTTGGGAGTAGGCACCATGACCCAGTCTTCAGTGGAGCCCAAGACCACCGCAGAGGACGCGGGCTCCGGCTCCCGCGTCCCGGCCGGCCGGTCTTGGCTCGATCGGTACTTCCACATATCCCGGAGAGGATCCTCGGTCGCGCGCGAGGTGCGCGGCGGCGTCACCACCTTCATGGCGATGGCGTACATCCTCCTGCTCAACCCCGTGATCCTGTCCGGCAAGGACGCGGCCGGGGACACCATGGCGACGAAGGCCGTGATCACCGCGACCGCGTTCGCCGCGGCCCTCACCACGCTCCTGATGGGCTTCGTCGGCAAGGTGCCGCTGGCCCTGGCCGCCGGACTCTCCGTGTCCGGCGTGATCTCCTCGCAGGTCGCACCCGAGATGACCTGGCCGCAGGCCATGGGCATGTGCGTGATGTACGGCGTGGTGATCATGCTGCTCGTGGTCACCGGGCTCCGCGAGATGATCATGAACGCGATCCCGCTCGCCCTCAAGCACGGCATCACCATGGGCATCGGCCTGTTCATCGCCATCATCGGCCTGGTCAAGGGCGGCTTCGTCCACCCGGGCAAGGCCACCCCGCTCTCGCTCGGCCCCGCCGGTGAACTCTCGGGCTGGCCCGTCCTGCTCTTCGCGGGCACCCTGCTCCTCATCTTCATGCTCCAGGCGCGCAACATCCCCGGCGCGATCCTGATCGGCATCGTCACCGGCACGTTCGTGGCCGTCATCCTCAACGCCTTCGACGTGATCGACCCCAAGCAGTGGGCCAACGGCGCCCCCGAGCTGCACGGCAGCGCGATCTCCTCGCCGGACTTCTCGCTCTTCGGCGAGGTCGAGTTCGGCGGCTGGGGCGAGGTCGGCGCGATGACCGTCGGCATGATCGTCTTCACGCTCGTGCTCGCCGGGTTCTTCGACGCGATGGCCACCATCATCGGCGTCGGCACCGAGGCCAACCTCGCCGACGAGAAGGGCCGCATGCCCGGCCTGTCCAAGGCGCTGTTCATCGACGGCGCCGGCGGCGCGATCGGCGGTGTGGCGGGCGGCTCCGGCCAGACCGTCTTCGTGGAGTCCGCGACCGGCGTCGGCGAAGGCGCCCGCACCGGCCTCGCCTCGGTCGTCACCGGCCTGTTCTTCGCGGCCTGCCTCTTCTTCACGCCGCTCACCGCGATCGTGCCGCAGGAGGTCGCGTCCGCCGCGCTCGTCGTCATCGGCGCGATGATGATGATGAACGCCCGGCACGTCGACTGGGCCGACCGCGCCACCGCCATCCCGGTCTTCCTGACCGTCGTGCTCATGCCCTTCACGTACACCATCACCACCGGTGTCGCGGCGGGCGTCGTCTCCTGGGTCGCCATCAAGATCGCCCAGGGGAAGGCCCGCGAGATCGGCGCCTTCATGTGGGGCCTGACGGTGATCTTCATCGTCTACTTCGCCCTCAACCCCATCGAAGGATGGCTGGGCGTCCACTGACGCCCGGGCCCTCCGCACACCCGCAGAGCCTGAGGAGGCCGCACATGCTGGACATCGCCGACGAGCTGAACCGGTGGGTCGAGCAGGGACGTGACTTCGCCGTCGCCACCGTGGTGGCGGTCGGCGGGAGCGCGCCCCGGCAACCCGGCGCCGCCCTCGCGGTCGACGCCGACGGCACCGCCATCGGCTCGGTCTCCGGCGGGTGCGTGGAGGGCGCCGTCTACGCGTTGTGCCAACAGGCGCTGGAGGACGGCGAACCCGTACTCGAACGCTTCGGCTACAGCGACGAGGACGCCTTCGCCGTGGGCCTGACCTGTGGCGGCATCATCGACATCCTCGTCTCCCCGGTCCGCGCGGACTCCGCGTCCCGGCCGGTGCTCGCCGCCGCCCTCGCCGCCGCGTCCTCGGGGCAGGCGGCGGCGGCCGCCCGCATCACCTCCGGACCCGCCGACCTCATGGGCCGCGCCCTTCTCGTACGTCCCTCAGGTGCGTACGAGGGCGGGCTCGGCGGACATCCGGAGCTGGACCGCACGGTGGCGGGGGAGGCCCGCGCCCTTCTCGACGCCGGGCGCACCGCGACCGTGGAGATCGGCGAGGACGGGTCGCGGTGCGGATCGCCGCTGGTCGTCCTGGTGGAGTCCAGCGTGCCGCCGCCCCGCATGATCGTGTTCGGTGCCATCGACTTCGCCTCCGCGCTGGTGCGGATCGGCAAGTTCCTCGGCTACCACGTGACCGTGTGCGACGCGCGGCCCGTCTTCGCGACGCCGACCCGCTTCCCCGACGCCGACGAGATCGTCGTCGAGTGGCCCCACACCTACCTGGAGAACACCGAGGTCGACGGCCGCACCGTGCTGTGCGTGCTGACCCACGACGCCAAGTTCGACGTACCGCTGCTGCGCCTCGCGCTGCGGCTGCCCGTCGCCTACGTCGGCGCGATGGGTTCGCGCCGCACCCACGAGGACCGCAACGTCCGTCTCCGCGAGGTCGGGGTCACCGAGCTGGAACTGGCGCGGCTGCGCTCACCCATCGGCCTCGACCTCGGCGCTCGTACGCCCGAGGAGACCGCCCTGTCCATCGCCTCGGAGATCGTCG
This window contains:
- a CDS encoding (2Fe-2S)-binding protein; protein product: MRVNFTVNGRQQEADDVWEGESLLYVLRERMGLPGSKNACEQGECGSCTVRLDGVPVCACLVAAGQVEGREVTTVEGLADYARHREDAHPGGGCASGACGTSLQDAQQWKAQGTDSQTGEGTTLSPIQQAFIDAGAVQCGFCTPGLLIAADEMLERNPQPTDADIREALSGNLCRCTGYEKILDAVRLAAARQDRQGLQEGAV
- a CDS encoding XdhC family protein; the encoded protein is MLDIADELNRWVEQGRDFAVATVVAVGGSAPRQPGAALAVDADGTAIGSVSGGCVEGAVYALCQQALEDGEPVLERFGYSDEDAFAVGLTCGGIIDILVSPVRADSASRPVLAAALAAASSGQAAAAARITSGPADLMGRALLVRPSGAYEGGLGGHPELDRTVAGEARALLDAGRTATVEIGEDGSRCGSPLVVLVESSVPPPRMIVFGAIDFASALVRIGKFLGYHVTVCDARPVFATPTRFPDADEIVVEWPHTYLENTEVDGRTVLCVLTHDAKFDVPLLRLALRLPVAYVGAMGSRRTHEDRNVRLREVGVTELELARLRSPIGLDLGARTPEETALSIASEIVASRRGGSGVSLTGAHTPIHHDGTRGPAGRIGSVA
- the pucD gene encoding xanthine dehydrogenase subunit D, with amino-acid sequence MGSTRTTGVPTKLTQGSQTKGGIGESTLRPDGTLKVTGEFAYSSDMWHEDMLWGQTLRSTVAHAEIVSIDTSAALAMAGVYAVMTYDDLPAEMKNYGLEIQDTPVLAHGKVRHHGEPVALVAADHPETARRAAAKIVIEYKELPLITDEASATAPDAVLVHEGRTDSHMKHVPHPNIVHRQPIIRGNAAEAAKKADVIVKGEYTFGMQDQAFLGPESGLAVPAEDGGVDLYVATQWLHSDLEQIAPVLGLPEEKVRMTLSGVGGAFGGREDISMQIHACLLALRTGKPVKIVYNRFESFFGHVHRHPAKLYYEHGATKDGKLTHMKCKIVLDGGAYASASPAVVGNASSLSVGPYVIDDVEIEAIALYTNNPPCGAMRGFGAVQACFAYEAQMDKLAAKLGMDPVELRQLNAMEQGTLLPTGQVVDSPAPVAEILRRVKSRPLPPERQWESSEGADVRQLPGGLSNTTHGEGVVRGVGYAVGIKNVGFSEGFDDYSTAKVRMEVINGEPVATVHTAMAEVGQGGVTVHAQIARTELGVNQVTIHPADTQVGSAGSSSASRQTYVTGGAVKNSCELVREKVLEIGRRKFGSYHPAWATAELLLEGGKVVTDGGEVLADLVDVLEDESVEIEAEWRHRPTEPFDLKTGQGNGHVQYSFAAHRAVVEVDTELGLVKVIELAVAQDVGKALNPLSVLGQIQGGTTQGLGVAVMEEIIVDPKTAKVKNPSFTDYLIPTILDTPTIPVDVLELADEHAPYGLRGIGEAPTLSSTPAVLAAIRNATGLELNRTPVRPEHLTGT
- a CDS encoding NCS2 family permease; amino-acid sequence: MTQSSVEPKTTAEDAGSGSRVPAGRSWLDRYFHISRRGSSVAREVRGGVTTFMAMAYILLLNPVILSGKDAAGDTMATKAVITATAFAAALTTLLMGFVGKVPLALAAGLSVSGVISSQVAPEMTWPQAMGMCVMYGVVIMLLVVTGLREMIMNAIPLALKHGITMGIGLFIAIIGLVKGGFVHPGKATPLSLGPAGELSGWPVLLFAGTLLLIFMLQARNIPGAILIGIVTGTFVAVILNAFDVIDPKQWANGAPELHGSAISSPDFSLFGEVEFGGWGEVGAMTVGMIVFTLVLAGFFDAMATIIGVGTEANLADEKGRMPGLSKALFIDGAGGAIGGVAGGSGQTVFVESATGVGEGARTGLASVVTGLFFAACLFFTPLTAIVPQEVASAALVVIGAMMMMNARHVDWADRATAIPVFLTVVLMPFTYTITTGVAAGVVSWVAIKIAQGKAREIGAFMWGLTVIFIVYFALNPIEGWLGVH
- a CDS encoding FAD binding domain-containing protein encodes the protein MDFLRPASWEEALAAKAEHPTAVPIAGGTDVMVEINFDHRRPEYLLDLNRIVELREWEVGEETVRLGASVPYTQIMEELRTELPGLALASHTVASPQIRNRGGVGGNLGTASPAGDAHPALLAADCEVEVESVRGSRLIPIDDFYTGVKRNALAEDELIRAVHIKKADGPQQYSKVGTRNAMVIAVCAFGIALHPETRTVRTGIGSAAPTPIRAKTAEEFLNAALEEGGFWDNKKIITPSIAKQFAELASGAANPIDDVRGTASYRRHAVGIMARRTLGWTWESYRGKGRSTEGVA